AGGCAGCTGCTGCGGTGGATTCTAGTTTACTGTTGATGGCAGTCATGGGCCTGCTATTTCCTGCTGTTCTTCATTCTACACACACAGAGTTACATTTTGGAAAGTCTGAGTTAGCCCTATCAAGGTTCAGTAGCTGTATTATGCTTGTGGCATATGCATCCTATCTTGTTTTTCAGCTGAAGAGACAGAAGAACCTGTACCTCCCAGTTAATGAGGTTTGTACATTGATAATTTGCTGAGGGAAGATCGTTTTCTTATTATTACAGTGTGTCAATGTTgtattactcataaaaaaaatgtcagtgttgtattgaaatacttttttcttaattattttaagaaacaGGTCTAATCTTGATTTTATTAACTATCCTCACTTTTCAGCAGAGGAATACCATGTACAAGTAGAAGAGTGTTGGGATTACAAAATCCCAAAACCAAACTCTTAAAACTCTTAGAAAAATAAACCTATCAAATAAAACTATACTTAGTACATTTTAATGCCTTAAAGAAGGAAAACCTGCCTTATCTGTATTCattttattgctgttttggaAGTCTCATTACTGTAGAGAAAGAAGGCTCATAACCTGCAGCACCATGGTTAGCCAAAGCATCTGCAAAAAGATTAGCCTCTGTAAATATGCTTTATCTCCACCTGGCTGTAAGTTCGAAGTTGTAATATGCCATCCCAAATATCAACATACTGCCAAGGGGGGCTGCTGTGTTCTTGAAATCAGTTAACAATAGGTAGGGAATCATTCTTTACCATTACATTCCAAAGCTGGATCAGCCGATAACAGCTTAGAAGGCCAAGCTTAAGAGCAGATAATTCAGCCAATACATTGTTACGATTTCCCAGAAAACTGGAAAATTCATAAAGAAAAGAACCACCAGCTGTACGAATTACACCCCCACAGCTAGCAGCACCTGGGTTTCCTTTAGATGAACCATCTACATTGAGTTTTAGTTTATCCTGTGGAGGAGGAAACCAATTAAGAATAAGTAGAGAATCAGTCACTACTATTACATTCCAAAGCTGGAGTTGATAACAGGTTAGAAGGCCAAGCTTAAGAGCAGATAATTCAGCCAATACATTGCTACCATTTCCCGGAAAACTGGAAAATCCATAAAGAAAAGAACCACCAGCAGTATGAATTACACTCCCACAGCCAGCAGCACCCGGGGTTTCCTTTAGATGAACCATCTACATTGAGTTTTAATTTATCCCGAGGAGGAGGAAACCAATCAACCAAAAGAGATTTTTTCAAAGTAACAGTTAAGAGAGGAATATTGCGATTATCCAATGTAGAGATACTATGTTTTGCAACAGGTTTAAGGGGTTTAACAAAAGGGTTAAGTTCCTACAACCACCTATTTACCTCTAAACATATTTGTATTGAAATACATGACTATTCATTCCATCTAAACgtgttcatattttattttgaatttagcTAAATAATTTACACCTTGGGTTTAGATAAGTTTTGGGATGTTTCACTAAGAACATCCAGTCCATGGTCAATAAAGAATCATCATAATGTGTGAGCTTCTATGAACACCTTAACAAACGGTATTGAGTACTGAGGTTGAGAAATTATGTGAGGTTGAATAACGAGGTTTTGAAAGTATAGCCATTCACTTCTCATATAACACTTGTTaaaagtttctcttttaatgttctattgatttttttaagttaaatgaCTTAATTTCAGGGAGATACTGAGACTGAAGGGACTTCAGATGATGAAGAAGCTCCTGAGATTTCTAAGTGGGAATCAATAATATGGCTATCAATTTTGACTGCATGGATTTCTATCCTCTCAGAATACTTGGTCGAGGCCATTGAGGTGACTTTGACCTGTGAATCTGTTCTGTTCTTTGATGTGTGGTAAATTTTTTGGGAGCACCGTATTATCTACCAGGATATTGATAGACAATTTCTGAAGATGGAAGTCTATGTCATTTTTGGAAACCCTGTTTCtgtttcttgtttctaaatttCTGTTTTTAACTAACTTATTATTTATCGTTGAGGGCTTATGTTTGTCAGATATCCAGTGTTCTTCAAAAATGTCTTATCATCTTCCtagaatttttgaaatttgcATTTCTTGTTACGTGTGTCTTCTCATATAACATAAGTTTTGAgttattgaaatattttcttaagttCATATATGGTGAAAGGAATTGGTTCGTTTCACTTGTATTGTTCACAATTTGTAATTATGCATTCAGGGGGCATCTGTTGCATTAAAAATCCCAGTAGCGTTTATCAGTGTTATTCTACTTCCAATTGTTGGGAATGCTGCAGAGCATGCAGGTGCTATTATTTTTGCCATGAAAGACAAGCTTGTAAGTGCTTATCCTACTAGCATAACATTACAACCATGCATGGCCAATCGTAAGTCTTTTACCTTctctaaaattttaatttactcaGTGTTGTATGTAGGACATATCTTTGGGAGTGGCAATAGGCTCATCAACACAGATATCTATGTTTGGGGTGAGTTCTGAATATTATAACATTGATCATGTCTTGCTTCTTAATGCCATTACTTCCTGAGTTCAACCTTACCATCCCATTCTTGCTTTGAGTACATTTTTCCAACATGGAGAAAATGATGTCCCTAGCGTTATCccctttaaaaattaataaaaataaaaatatgtagaaGAAATAATTTACTTATATAAGTATGGATATATCTGAACTAGAGTGTATCTTCATTCTGCTTTCTTTATTCCGACTTGAGTTGTCTGACCTATTagcttattttttatcatttaagtaATTCTATGGAGTGCTTGATCTGCTTGAAACACTTCCGCCTCTATCCTCATATTTGGATCAAATGCACATTTGATCAGATgaatttcatttatttctttttacaagGTTTATTCCTATTGTCTTTTCTTGCCCTATTTGGGTTAAGTATACACTTAAATGCAAAATTGTTACTATGACTGCAGATTCCCTTTTGCGTGGTTGCTGGCTGGGCCATGGGACGTCCTATGGACTTgaactttcaaatttttgagACAGCCACGCTTTTCATAACTGTCCTGGTGGTAGCTTTCATGCTGCAGGTTAGCCAGTGagcggtttcttttgttttgtaattttaGGGGTCTGGGAGTCTGGGTGGCTGACATGACTGATAGTATTGGGAATAATCAACCTATGTTATATTTTGCAAAGACAGTGCATTTTCTGATCATAAAATATGTGTGTATTACCTATGCAAAACATATATGACAGATCCAATTCCATGACAAATGTTTGTCTTGCCTATTGCCTGGAAATTTCTGTCATTTTTctactaataaattttatttttaccatgCAGGACGGAAATTCAAATTACTTAAAAGGACTAATGCTCATTCTTTGCTACCTGATAGTTGCTGCAAGTTTCTTTGTACATATAGACCCTACTTCAATAGGTTAGTTCTCACCACCTTCGCCTTGGATGGTCAAATGCAAGCTCTAAAGATTTAAGACAAATTGTATTGTTTCTTTTGCTTGCTTCTATTGCTTCGGTTATGTTTCCAAAGTTATAAAATTTGACAAACCACTGATCCTATTCCGTGCAACATTTTCTGAAAAGTCTATTCCAGTTTAAGACTTGCGTTATCTGTACCTTCAGGCTGTCATAAAAATGTACATATTACATAAGTGGTATCAGATATGAGTGGAAATGAGTTTTCTATCATGCATTACATGGCACTCGAATTtagttcatttttcttattcttgTAACTATTTGAATAACGTCCACTCATCTgtttatgttataatttttgtttgtagAGTTACTTAAACATATAATATCTGAATAAAATGTtcccaatattattttatatatatctgaATATTATGTTCCCAATCTTTTTCTTTGCAacaaatcttttaaattttatacatttgaTGCTTAGACTAAAACACTCTCCTAATTATGTCGTTTTGCAGAGGATAAGCCCCTTAAACCTGGTCATTGAAGACATGGGATTTTGAAGTGGGTTTTACAAGAGCTCAAGCCCCCTAAGCATATTCATTGAAGACATAGGATCACAGGATTTTTTTAGCGGATTCAATATTAAGCTAGTTTTAGTAAGGAAGCGTTTTTGCAAAGACTCGCTAAAACTGAAGTCAATTGAGAGCGAGCTATAAGAAGGTGGATGTTCTGAAGCACAAGGTTCGTCTTGTTAGTGTATTAGCTTTCCGAGTTCAATTTTTCTGTGCTCCCACTTTAAGGTGGCTTTCAGGGTCTTGTTCTTTGATGTGGTGGGCAATGGAACTTTCTAGCCCCTCGCAGGTAGCCCAGAGTATAATTGAATAGGGACACCAGTTTTATGAAACTATGCTCCCACTCAATGCGTGAgaataatttaagatatttcataaaaaataatacacatGTAATtccattatataaataaaagagaaatggtATCAACACAGCCCTCCAAACATTCTTTGAAACAAACGTAAAGCTTTTCTTCCTATTTCTAAAGATGATGGTcgtataaagtaaaaaaataaacagaagAAGAACTTGAGCTTACAACTTTATGCTTCCAAAATTTTTCAGTTAAGATTCAAGATTGAAACGgtcaaaatatcaatatatactttttttttataatatatgtttaataattaaatatattatataataaaagagcTAGTTTAGACTCGAAAATCCAAACCAATAGAGATAGTGATCCACATTGGACTAGTCATcccaaagtcaaaataataatataatattatatattttaataataaattttaatttctttttaatattttgcaaatacactctatatattaattaataatttaattaatgtagaaaattattatttcccaACTAATTTTTTCTCAACCTAATTATCTAACAAACACATTTTACCAACCATTCTCGCACCCAACAAACACATATACAATTTTCACCAACCTTTCTTCTACCCAAGTAACCCAACATCCACATTTACATTAAGATAAATCGTGTGGTAAATTTTGATACAAAATGTTGTTGTAACCCGACTAGGAACAAttaaacataacttgacattAGAGTAAGAATCCCATATTACCGAAGCTAGCGACCAGTTCATAAACAAAACATTTTCACCAACTACTACCCAACAGTGGTGAAAAGCAGATCATAACAGTACCGACAATTCCATAATagacaaaccaaaacaaaacatcTACTGAATAGATTTCCACCATTTCCACCAACAATTCGTAAAATAGTACCAACATTTCAGTAGCAACATTGAAAGTTTGTACCAATTTCCACCATCTATAGAGTATTTCATTCAGCAACATTTCTAACATTTTCAACTTTAGCAAAACATTTGAGTCTATACAAAACATATGCTGGACATAAAAACATCAACAACATTTTCAACTTCAGCCAGTTACATTTAAGTCAAACACAAAAACACGCCACTTGAACTTCAGTCTAAATATATGACACCTAGTTGCTACCCCGCCACATGTTTCTTCAGCTCACATGTGGCTAAGCAGCcactaaaatcaaaataaaaatgcattctATAGCCAGTTACACACATCAATAAGGTGTTGAAGGAGATGTATCTCTGGAATGGGACTTTGATGCCTCAAATATTTTCCTCTAAATATGAAGTATTCTTGTTGTATGGCATTCATGTCAGCAAGATCCATTCTCATCATTTTGGCATcgaatttcttcttctttagttCAAATGTTGCACATTTATTGCCATCTGCCTTCAGCACAACTATTCTCCTTTCTACCATGCACTTGTGTCTATCCTCGGTCATTCGAGCTATGGCGTTGTTGATCTCAGTATTGTGGTCTTCCAAGGACTTCTGCTTCCTCTCCCTTTGTTTTTCAGCCTTTTTGCCTAGAACTCTCTCACCAATAACCTCCACGTTCTCCTTCATAGTGTAGCCCACAACTTCACTTTCCTTCTCAATGGCTACATGTTTATCGTGTGGCTTTCTCCTTGTACCAAGGGTCATGATGTGCTGCTGCCATTTTGGTTGGTGTCTTTTGAAACACCAATAATCCTCCATTGTGAAGTTTGCCCTCTCCATATCTTTGTACATAAAATTTACCTTCTCAATCTACAAATTCAATGGAATATTGTTAGTTCATAAATAAGCCCTACATAATTGCATAATTAAAGGAAAATGCAATATACTTTGTCTTACTTCGTTGCACCACTCTGGTGCAATGATTTTACTTGTGCTAAAaatgcacaaaacttatttatgtatttttgaaTTGAGGACTACCGATTCATCAAAGAGCCTACAAAACGGTTCActgtgtttgattttttatattcatgataaaaataaaaaattatttgccacatttgagtggattttttataagtacctCTTATAGCATCAATACTAATATTAAGCCAAGCTGAGACAACCTCATATGCAGTGAAAGATACACatctttgaactttttttgtATGAGGCCTATTTTCACTGTCAATGGGTATTGCTTGCACCACAATATTAGAATGTTGCGTTGGAGGTGCTATTACAATCTTCTCCTCCACTTTGTAAGAGAGTGGTGAAGAATGGGTCATTATCAACAAGTGTGTccatccttaaaaaaaattaaatttttaaagagtCAGTCATGACCATACAAACTTCAGCAACTATAGCCCATAACAAACCAAAGTACGTAGAACCATACCAGAGTTGTTAAGAATGAGCAGTAGAGTAAGCAAAACAATTCATAGCAGACCATAATAGTTCATAACATTCTTCAGCAAATAAgttcataaaaacaaaatattcttCAGGTTTTACTTCCTTCTACCCTGTGGCTAAATGAACTGCAGGCATTTGCAGATGAGCTTGGGATCTCTTTCCTTGAGACAAGTGCTAAAGACTCTATCAAacttaaatatgaagaaaaataggAGAGTAAGTtccataaaacttaaaaagacCAAGTGAGATTACAAATTCACCACTAAATAGTGCAATTTCTTCAATATGTTCTACCCAACAATCACATCTAGAGAAAGGTCATAACATCAATATCCACAAATCCTTCTTTTTATAAGTGGCATCCATAACAAAGTTCTCAAACCCAAGTCATAACATAAAAACCTACTAATAAGAAAGGTCATAGCATCAAAACCTACTAATAAAAAAGGTCATAGCATCCATATCCTTCTTTTTATAAGTGTCATCCATAACAAAGTTCTCAAACCCAAATCATAACATCAAAACCTAGTAACCTACTAATAAAAAAGGTCATAACatcaatatcaaattttaaGCATAATTGGAGAAAAAAAACAATGTCATTTAATCAAGTCTGCTGATATGTTCTACCCAACAATCACATCTATAGAAAGGTCATAACATCAATATTCACAAACCCTTCTTTTTATAAGTAGCATCCATAACAAAGTTCTCAAACCCAAGTCATAACATCAAAACCTACTAATAAAAAAGGTCATAACATCCATATCAAATTTTAAGAATAATTGGAGAAAAAAACAATGTCATAAATCAAGTATAAGTCTATTGATATGTAAaagtataaatttaaaatagaaatgcCAATAACCAAAAAAAGTTTCTAGGCTCTTGTCATCTGAGTGTCAGATCCACAGATCACTCATGCTAAGTGTTATCTGGAggggtgtgacgcccccaaatccccatgcacggatccgggaaaatcgagacgtccggatgatgacaacccgggtcatcaccctatcgacgagtgtcaagtgtgtgcaaaaacaacatatgtgcacgaagaaacacgcagcggataacgaaagtcatataactaagtaccagaaatttttcttaacgtaatacaagttgtttaaaatatacataaataaaatattacaaaacacgaatatagttttagaccaaactataaagtataacatcagcaacccggtggagccgcatcctcgggctcagcctcctcctcctcatcctcaaaacctacaccaaaagctacgaaaccaaaaatggtaccgcaggtaagtaaaacccaaacaccaccagataaaaacacatagaactcaaacaatatgcatgaagtgatgccaatgcacaaaacccataaaacatatttttccacacacgccaaaaaaacccatttggcctctataaccgtctcaaaccaaaatccattttattcgtatgcgccatgacctcccctaggggtcatccgcacaccctggctccagtgccacaccgcagagtaccactacgcatgtgacacctaacgagcgatgcccaattccacgccccgcgtgttcgtagccaagcatcctctagccctcgccagcgaagggccacggagtcggtgcgtagagcgatgcctagttccgcgcccggcaagtttgtagccaagcaacccctagcccccgctcccgttgttgcctagcgacaacccaggggacatcactcagtttattctgctcccgagtgaccagaggagctccaccgggataataccccatcccggcttggggtcatgatacacacgcacccgtaagtccacttacgccaatacacaggcttttcacacttaaacaaaaacacatgtgcatgcaccatgtaatgccatatcaatgcacaaaaataaccaaccaacatatatcaataaaacaagcaacttcgtcctctatccatccgacccccgaactcctcggactcagtccggaatcaaccaaccagcagataaaataattgaaagagcaatatatatttaaatctgaaaatagggtttgaaaatacttacagcgctatacggtatttttacaaaacttgcggcgttgcaaaaggcggaggaaaagcaacgtaacagtgaaaattcactgtggctatgggttgtaaaatacccacttttgaacggggaacaaccagggcttgggattgatagggaatggcctaaggatgattatgaagctattggaagtggtggttggctgtgggtggcggcagaaacggcggagagaggccggatttcccaaaaaagaaagctagctcgtgggagctgttacggtgactattggaggccgaaaataggtgggttaggacggcaagggacggcggaggtggagcgacggcggcggatcgaggcaaaaactgTGGGGGCTTTAAAGGTATTTTTCGGCCacacggctggccggatggggcagAGATTTGGTGGGGGCTTGCGTCGGAGGGAGaggcttcgaccggtgggggcggtgtgccacacggcggccggacggtgGTGGGTCGGGGGTTTGGGTGGTTTacggcgtgggtgaggagagagagggaaagagttgatcgggaggagaaggaggaagaaaaagaaaagaaagaaaaaagagaaaaagaaaaagaaagaagaaaaagaaaagagaaaaaggaaaaaaggaaaaaggaaaagaaaaagatgtaggaaaaagatgaggtctaatcctcattccggaaaaacaaaacaaatccgccgaaacgagattaaaaccCGAAAAcgactaaaaaaaataaaacacaacatcaaataaataaaaactaattttaaaatgcaataaattaaaataaataaactaatatattaattaaaataaaaacaacccttcagtgaaaatacactcaaaagcgggtc
The genomic region above belongs to Carya illinoinensis cultivar Pawnee chromosome 4, C.illinoinensisPawnee_v1, whole genome shotgun sequence and contains:
- the LOC122306790 gene encoding vacuolar cation/proton exchanger 3-like, with translation MDDNDHDNSNKSPMVRVHSTVEMGSLEGRSVIEFEDDNLVSPSSISRKKHSFHEPPRTSAGGSENFCPKHMMNSVIGSIKIVLLSAKINLLIPFGPLAILVDKSSGHHGWVFFLCLLGIMPLAERLGYATEQLACFTGPTVGGLLNATFGNATELIISIHALRSGMIRVVQQSLLGSILSNMLLVLGCAFFSGGLMFSEREQEFNKAAAAVDSSLLLMAVMGLLFPAVLHSTHTELHFGKSELALSRFSSCIMLVAYASYLVFQLKRQKNLYLPVNEGDTETEGTSDDEEAPEISKWESIIWLSILTAWISILSEYLVEAIEGASVALKIPVAFISVILLPIVGNAAEHAGAIIFAMKDKLDISLGVAIGSSTQISMFGIPFCVVAGWAMGRPMDLNFQIFETATLFITVLVVAFMLQDGNSNYLKGLMLILCYLIVAASFFVHIDPTSIEDKPLKPGH